In the Oncorhynchus nerka isolate Pitt River linkage group LG2, Oner_Uvic_2.0, whole genome shotgun sequence genome, one interval contains:
- the zrsr2 gene encoding U2 small nuclear ribonucleoprotein auxiliary factor 35 kDa subunit-related protein 2 isoform X1, translating into MAASILSAVSATSLGQKRRASLKKKERRKRKRQALAKAQIRESGENGDDSPPEHDDDDERKAEEERRRLDQEWLERERLAQQEFRLRWEREDAARKRQEEEEARIKQEWEAQQRREEEEKEQKKQEKRDREEAVQKMLDQAESQLENGGPWRNPEAPDFGTEQDRANCPFFLKTGACRFGDRCSRKHVHPPSSPTLMIRGMFATFGMDQRSRDDYDTDACLEHSEEEVQQQFVDFYEDVLPEFRTAGKVVQFKVSCNFEPHLRGNVYVQFDTEEQCKEAFMMFNGRWYAGKQLQCEFSPVTRWKTAICGLFDRQKCPKGKHCNFLHVYRNPGNEFWEADRDLHMSPDRGGGGTGSFAGGWFSERSNRSSWTERSQSRRGERSRRSRSRESRIAQRRDSLQSDRSWTSRTSTRLRSRSRDRERRDRSRDRRDRGRSRDRDRRDGSRDRDGSKREGWRGSPTEASRGRSRSASPGESSKWKRQGSRSPGESSKRKRPGSRSPGEASKRKRQGSRSPGESSKRRRQGSRSPGESSKRKRQGSRSPGESSKRKRQGSRSPGEASKRKRQGSRSPGKTSQKDKQPANDSSDTAPSRHKHSKKSKKKKSKRRKPKRDKKSQSAGGQSSSAESGKESWDEEKPSPNLVDSSTRTPHEVDNTTQEAVDVDNTTQETVDIDNTTQETARVNAILSLMLSESLDNANAVTSDIQTQVKEEAEDPCPPIVPSPSPGDVDIAQTPGATDNSTPEANTLSPDLHSIFVKQEYPSLPSVPEEECEQDGPEMLPDSPDDDDP; encoded by the exons ATGGCAGCATCAATACTTTCTGCGGTGTCCGCAACCTCATTGGG TCAAAAACGCAGGGCATCTttgaagaagaaagaaagaagaaaacGAAAACGCCAAGCCCTCGCCAAAGCCCAAATCAGAGAATCTGGTG AAAATGGAGATGATTCTCCACCagaacatgatgatgatgatgaaaggAAGGCTGAGGAAGAAAG ACGGCGCCTAGACCAGGAGtggctggagagggagaggctggccCAGCAGGAATTCAGACTCCGGTGGGAGAGGGAAGACGCTGCAaggaagagacaggaggaagaggag GCGAGGATAAAGCAGGAATGGGAGGcccagcagaggagagaggaagaggagaaggagcagaagaaacaggagaagagagacagagag GAAGCTGTACAGAAAATGTTGGACCAGGCTGAGAGTCAG CTGGAGAATGGGGGTCCCTGGAGAAACCCCGAGGCTCCAGATTTTGGTACGGAGCAAGATCGGGCTAACTGTCCCTTCTTCCTCAAAACTGGAGCCTGCCGCTTCGGCGACAG GTGCTCTCGTAAGCATGTCCACCCCCCGTCCAGCCCTACTCTGATGATCCGGGGGATGTTTGCGACTTTCGGGATGGACCAGAGGTCACGGGACGACTACGATACAGACGCCTGTCTGGAGCACAGCGAGGAGGAGGTACAACAGCAGTTTGTGGATTTCTACGAGGATGTACTTCCTGAGTTCAGGACTGCTGGCAAGGTGGTGCAGTTTAAG GTCAGCTGCAACTTTGAGCCACATTTGAGAGGAAATGTTTATGTCCAGTTTGACAC AGAGGAGCAGTGCAAAGAGGCCTTCATGATGTTCAATGGAAGATGGTACGCTGGTAAACAGCTCCAGTGTGAGTTCTCTCCTGTCACCAGATGGAAGACTGCTATATGTG GTTTGTTCGACCGACAGAAGTGTCCGAAAGGAAAGCACTGCAACTTCCTGCACGTGTACCGTAACCCTGGAAATGAGTTCTGGGAGGCGGACAGGGACCTGCACATGTCCCCCGACCGGGGAGGAGGAGGTACCGGGTCTTTCGCTGGGGGCTGGTTCTCTGAGAGAAGTAACCGCTCCTCGTGGACCGAGAGGTCACAGAGCCGACggggggagaggagcaggaggagtagAAGTAGGGAGAGCAGAATAGCCCAAAGGAGAGATAGTCTTCAGAGTGACAGGTCTTGGACCAGTCGTACCAGCACAAGACTCAGGTCGAGGAGTagggacagagaaaggagagacaggagcagagatagGAGGGACAGAGGCAGGAGCAGGGACAGAGACCGGCGGGATGGGAGCAGAGACCGagatgggagcaagagagaggggtggaggggttcaCCCACAGAGGCTAGTAGGGGGAGATCCAGATCAGCCAGCCCTGGAGAGTCCTCTAAGTggaagagacaggggagcagGAGCCCTGGAGAGTCCTCTAAGAGGAAGAGACCAGGGAGCAGGAGCCCTGGAGAGGCCTctaagaggaagagacaggggagcagGAGCCCTGGAGAGTCCTctaagaggaggagacaggggagcagGAGCCCTGGAGAGTCCTctaagaggaagagacaggggagcagGAGCCCTGGAGAGTCCTctaagaggaagagacaggggagcagGAGCCCTGGAGAGGCCTctaagaggaagagacaggggagcagGAGCCCTGGGAAAACATCCCAAAAAGACAAGCAGCCAGCCAACGACAGCAGCGACACAGCTCCATCACGCCACAAACACTCCAAAAAAAGCAAAAAGAAGAAGAGCAAGAGGAGGAAACCCAAGAGGGACAAAAAGAGCCAGTCGGCTGGGGGTCAGAGTTCATCTGCAGAGTCAGGGAAGGAGTCTTGGGATGAGGAGAAACCCTCTCCAAACCTTGTAGACAGCAGTACACGGACTCCTCATGAGGTAGACAACACTACCCAGGAGGCTGTGGATGTAGACAACACTACCCAGgagactgtggatatagacaacACTACCCAGGAGACTGCTAGGGTAAATGCCATACTTAGTCTCATGTTGTCTGAGTCTCTTGATAATGCCAATGCAGTCACTTCAGACATACAGACCCAGGTCAAGGAGGAGGCTGAGGATCCCTGTCCACCTATTGTCCCCTCTCCTAGCCCTGGGGATGTGGACATCGCTCAGACTCCTGGGGCCACTGACAACAGTACTCCTGAGGCAAACACACTCTCCCCAGACCTCCATAGTATCTTCGTCAAGCAGGAGTATCCCTCTCTACCCAGTGTGCCTGAAGAGGAATGTGAACAGGATGGACCTGAGATGCTGCCTGATTCCCCTGA
- the zrsr2 gene encoding uncharacterized protein zrsr2 isoform X2: protein MLDQAESQLENGGPWRNPEAPDFGTEQDRANCPFFLKTGACRFGDRCSRKHVHPPSSPTLMIRGMFATFGMDQRSRDDYDTDACLEHSEEEVQQQFVDFYEDVLPEFRTAGKVVQFKVSCNFEPHLRGNVYVQFDTEEQCKEAFMMFNGRWYAGKQLQCEFSPVTRWKTAICGLFDRQKCPKGKHCNFLHVYRNPGNEFWEADRDLHMSPDRGGGGTGSFAGGWFSERSNRSSWTERSQSRRGERSRRSRSRESRIAQRRDSLQSDRSWTSRTSTRLRSRSRDRERRDRSRDRRDRGRSRDRDRRDGSRDRDGSKREGWRGSPTEASRGRSRSASPGESSKWKRQGSRSPGESSKRKRPGSRSPGEASKRKRQGSRSPGESSKRRRQGSRSPGESSKRKRQGSRSPGESSKRKRQGSRSPGEASKRKRQGSRSPGKTSQKDKQPANDSSDTAPSRHKHSKKSKKKKSKRRKPKRDKKSQSAGGQSSSAESGKESWDEEKPSPNLVDSSTRTPHEVDNTTQEAVDVDNTTQETVDIDNTTQETARVNAILSLMLSESLDNANAVTSDIQTQVKEEAEDPCPPIVPSPSPGDVDIAQTPGATDNSTPEANTLSPDLHSIFVKQEYPSLPSVPEEECEQDGPEMLPDSPDDDDP, encoded by the exons ATGTTGGACCAGGCTGAGAGTCAG CTGGAGAATGGGGGTCCCTGGAGAAACCCCGAGGCTCCAGATTTTGGTACGGAGCAAGATCGGGCTAACTGTCCCTTCTTCCTCAAAACTGGAGCCTGCCGCTTCGGCGACAG GTGCTCTCGTAAGCATGTCCACCCCCCGTCCAGCCCTACTCTGATGATCCGGGGGATGTTTGCGACTTTCGGGATGGACCAGAGGTCACGGGACGACTACGATACAGACGCCTGTCTGGAGCACAGCGAGGAGGAGGTACAACAGCAGTTTGTGGATTTCTACGAGGATGTACTTCCTGAGTTCAGGACTGCTGGCAAGGTGGTGCAGTTTAAG GTCAGCTGCAACTTTGAGCCACATTTGAGAGGAAATGTTTATGTCCAGTTTGACAC AGAGGAGCAGTGCAAAGAGGCCTTCATGATGTTCAATGGAAGATGGTACGCTGGTAAACAGCTCCAGTGTGAGTTCTCTCCTGTCACCAGATGGAAGACTGCTATATGTG GTTTGTTCGACCGACAGAAGTGTCCGAAAGGAAAGCACTGCAACTTCCTGCACGTGTACCGTAACCCTGGAAATGAGTTCTGGGAGGCGGACAGGGACCTGCACATGTCCCCCGACCGGGGAGGAGGAGGTACCGGGTCTTTCGCTGGGGGCTGGTTCTCTGAGAGAAGTAACCGCTCCTCGTGGACCGAGAGGTCACAGAGCCGACggggggagaggagcaggaggagtagAAGTAGGGAGAGCAGAATAGCCCAAAGGAGAGATAGTCTTCAGAGTGACAGGTCTTGGACCAGTCGTACCAGCACAAGACTCAGGTCGAGGAGTagggacagagaaaggagagacaggagcagagatagGAGGGACAGAGGCAGGAGCAGGGACAGAGACCGGCGGGATGGGAGCAGAGACCGagatgggagcaagagagaggggtggaggggttcaCCCACAGAGGCTAGTAGGGGGAGATCCAGATCAGCCAGCCCTGGAGAGTCCTCTAAGTggaagagacaggggagcagGAGCCCTGGAGAGTCCTCTAAGAGGAAGAGACCAGGGAGCAGGAGCCCTGGAGAGGCCTctaagaggaagagacaggggagcagGAGCCCTGGAGAGTCCTctaagaggaggagacaggggagcagGAGCCCTGGAGAGTCCTctaagaggaagagacaggggagcagGAGCCCTGGAGAGTCCTctaagaggaagagacaggggagcagGAGCCCTGGAGAGGCCTctaagaggaagagacaggggagcagGAGCCCTGGGAAAACATCCCAAAAAGACAAGCAGCCAGCCAACGACAGCAGCGACACAGCTCCATCACGCCACAAACACTCCAAAAAAAGCAAAAAGAAGAAGAGCAAGAGGAGGAAACCCAAGAGGGACAAAAAGAGCCAGTCGGCTGGGGGTCAGAGTTCATCTGCAGAGTCAGGGAAGGAGTCTTGGGATGAGGAGAAACCCTCTCCAAACCTTGTAGACAGCAGTACACGGACTCCTCATGAGGTAGACAACACTACCCAGGAGGCTGTGGATGTAGACAACACTACCCAGgagactgtggatatagacaacACTACCCAGGAGACTGCTAGGGTAAATGCCATACTTAGTCTCATGTTGTCTGAGTCTCTTGATAATGCCAATGCAGTCACTTCAGACATACAGACCCAGGTCAAGGAGGAGGCTGAGGATCCCTGTCCACCTATTGTCCCCTCTCCTAGCCCTGGGGATGTGGACATCGCTCAGACTCCTGGGGCCACTGACAACAGTACTCCTGAGGCAAACACACTCTCCCCAGACCTCCATAGTATCTTCGTCAAGCAGGAGTATCCCTCTCTACCCAGTGTGCCTGAAGAGGAATGTGAACAGGATGGACCTGAGATGCTGCCTGATTCCCCTGA